A section of the Cololabis saira isolate AMF1-May2022 chromosome 16, fColSai1.1, whole genome shotgun sequence genome encodes:
- the fndc5a gene encoding fibronectin type III domain-containing protein 5 isoform X1, protein MERFFLLALSCLVSRVTADSLLPPVNVTIREVKANSAIVSWDIPEGDPVIGFAITQQKKDVRMLRFIQEVNTTTRSCALWDLEEETDYIVHVQSISMSGTSPLSEPLRFRTPKEAETQASKSKDEVTMEEVGQSSQLRAGELIIIVVVLIMWAGVIALFCRQYDIIKDNEPNNNKDKAKNSSECSTPEHPTGGLLRSKFPKNNNNNNRIPSVNIIEV, encoded by the exons atagcctgctgcctcctgtcaatGTGACCATCAGGGAGGTGAAGGCCAACTCTGCCATCGTGTCATGGGACATCCCCGAGGGAGACCCCGTCATTGGCTTTGCCATCACGCAGCAG AAGAAAGATGTGCGCATGCTGCGATTCATCCAGGAAGTCAACACAACCACACGCTCCTGTGCATTATGGGACTTGGAAGAGGAGACGGACTACATCGTGCACGTCCAGTCCATCAGCATGTCTGGGACGAGCCCTCTGAGTGAACCGCTACGCTTCCGAACCCCGAAAGAGGCCGAGACTCAGGCCTCTAAGAGTAAAG ACGAAGTGACCATGGAGGAAGTGGGCCAGAGCAGCCAGCTGAGGGCGGGAGAGCTCATCATCATCGTGGTGGTGCTCATCATGTGGGCAG GTGTGATCGCTCTCTTCTGCCGCCAGTACGACATAATCAAAGACAACGAGCCCAACAACAACAAGGACAAAGCCAAAAACTCCTCGGAGTGCAGCACTCCTGAACACCCGACAGGGGGGCTGTTGCGCAGTAAG TTCcccaagaacaacaacaacaacaacaggatACCATCTGTCAACATCATTGAAGTGTGA
- the fndc5a gene encoding fibronectin type III domain-containing protein 5 isoform X2 has product MERFFLLALSCLVSRVTADSLLPPVNVTIREVKANSAIVSWDIPEGDPVIGFAITQQKKDVRMLRFIQEVNTTTRSCALWDLEEETDYIVHVQSISMSGTSPLSEPLRFRTPKEAETQASKSKDEVTMEEVGQSSQLRAGELIIIVVVLIMWAGVIALFCRQYDIIKDNEPNNNKDKAKNSSECSTPEHPTGGLLRSKV; this is encoded by the exons atagcctgctgcctcctgtcaatGTGACCATCAGGGAGGTGAAGGCCAACTCTGCCATCGTGTCATGGGACATCCCCGAGGGAGACCCCGTCATTGGCTTTGCCATCACGCAGCAG AAGAAAGATGTGCGCATGCTGCGATTCATCCAGGAAGTCAACACAACCACACGCTCCTGTGCATTATGGGACTTGGAAGAGGAGACGGACTACATCGTGCACGTCCAGTCCATCAGCATGTCTGGGACGAGCCCTCTGAGTGAACCGCTACGCTTCCGAACCCCGAAAGAGGCCGAGACTCAGGCCTCTAAGAGTAAAG ACGAAGTGACCATGGAGGAAGTGGGCCAGAGCAGCCAGCTGAGGGCGGGAGAGCTCATCATCATCGTGGTGGTGCTCATCATGTGGGCAG GTGTGATCGCTCTCTTCTGCCGCCAGTACGACATAATCAAAGACAACGAGCCCAACAACAACAAGGACAAAGCCAAAAACTCCTCGGAGTGCAGCACTCCTGAACACCCGACAGGGGGGCTGTTGCGCAGTAAGGTAtaa